A window of Candidatus Bathyarchaeota archaeon contains these coding sequences:
- a CDS encoding B12-binding domain-containing radical SAM protein: MTTAPPEKDTWYHGKRLPPIGLMYIAAALEKAGYKVQMLDNYLANKPAAEVKQLVEQASPFMVGITCGSATFARCVETAKLIKEVKQDCTVVVGGWHASYLPETLLAHPEIDYVVMGEGERAITQLANALSSGDKTQAETVPGVACRGSGGNIINPPQFIEDMDEIPYPARHLLPLDQYDRTIEFLDAKPADVMSISRGCVFNCGFCETRKLWGNICRGFSPKRVLGEIQDLQAKYGTKGIYFINDNFTLRKEKTKELCHLIIENKLDLEWVCDTRVDLVDDELLELMNKAGCKVIWFGVESGSPKVLKRIGRNTTPEQVESAFKLCKKHGIKTACSFMLGLPDETLADMEVSLKFAKKLSPDYCQFNIFIAYPDSKLYNEMLQSGKYTQLDDYLLSVKSEEYDFESLKAVQWRFFKSFHMTPKQIIKRAKREGIFNFAKSRLMHGTKKASGSA, translated from the coding sequence ATGACAACGGCGCCGCCCGAAAAAGACACATGGTACCACGGGAAACGGTTGCCTCCCATCGGTTTAATGTACATCGCTGCGGCACTCGAAAAAGCAGGCTACAAAGTTCAGATGCTTGACAATTACCTCGCCAACAAACCCGCCGCTGAGGTTAAGCAACTTGTCGAGCAAGCCTCCCCGTTTATGGTGGGTATTACTTGTGGTTCAGCCACGTTTGCGCGGTGCGTGGAAACTGCTAAACTCATTAAAGAAGTAAAACAGGACTGCACCGTCGTGGTCGGTGGTTGGCATGCCTCCTATTTACCTGAAACACTTCTTGCACACCCAGAAATCGATTATGTCGTTATGGGTGAAGGAGAACGCGCGATAACCCAGTTAGCCAACGCGTTGTCAAGTGGCGACAAAACTCAAGCCGAAACCGTTCCAGGGGTCGCTTGCAGAGGAAGCGGCGGCAACATAATCAACCCGCCCCAATTCATCGAAGACATGGATGAAATCCCATACCCAGCACGGCACCTGCTACCGCTGGACCAGTATGACCGCACCATCGAATTCTTAGACGCCAAACCCGCCGACGTCATGAGCATCAGTCGTGGCTGCGTCTTCAACTGTGGTTTCTGTGAAACCCGCAAACTCTGGGGTAACATCTGCCGCGGTTTTAGCCCCAAACGCGTGTTGGGCGAAATCCAAGACCTGCAAGCCAAATACGGCACCAAAGGCATATACTTCATAAACGACAATTTTACGCTACGTAAAGAGAAAACCAAAGAACTCTGCCACCTCATCATCGAAAACAAGCTCGATTTAGAGTGGGTCTGTGACACCCGCGTGGATCTGGTCGATGATGAGCTTTTGGAGTTGATGAACAAAGCGGGTTGCAAGGTGATTTGGTTCGGCGTCGAATCAGGTTCCCCTAAAGTTCTCAAACGCATAGGCAGAAACACCACTCCCGAACAGGTCGAATCCGCGTTTAAGCTCTGCAAGAAACATGGCATAAAAACCGCCTGCTCATTCATGCTGGGCTTACCCGACGAAACCCTCGCAGACATGGAGGTATCCCTGAAGTTCGCCAAAAAACTCAGCCCAGACTACTGCCAATTTAACATCTTCATCGCGTACCCCGACAGCAAACTCTACAACGAGATGCTCCAGAGCGGAAAATACACCCAGCTAGACGATTACCTGCTCAGCGTCAAATCCGAAGAATACGACTTCGAATCCCTCAAAGCTGTGCAGTGGCGCTTCTTCAAAAGCTTCCACATGACCCCTAAACAAATCATTAAACGCGCCAAACGCGAAGGCATCTTCAACTTCGCCAAAAGCCGCCTGATGCATGGAACCAAAAAAGCCAGCGGTTCGGCTTAG
- a CDS encoding glycosyltransferase family 39 protein: MTAKKVEEFLCEHSMLILVLVGSFLITAPMGTYSNWDAQLEYEATASILTTGYPTVTTGLMINQPPLGFYTSAATFAIFGASYLNGVALVTVFGLGCVAAVYALGTVLYGKKTGLAASALFGFVPWHVYMSRIFLIDNQYLFLSLTFLTLAVLAVKRNSERLVLAAGVVFALAFLTKLFAVFTLIPLLLFITLNRKESTFKLDRHKVLLFVLPSLILQTVWFGGFANQHFFGVYFASDFTHPELVANPVPEFLPIIYVKSAGWFLFAAVFFSAALAVAYRRQLKRFLRLDLVCLGAVAAVMALDMLLVLVFHLTVPYVSAVKYNYFALPFLCLAAASIADKGHVLIGSLDTKKKIDWIKPALVLAGLLLVFASLVESTLFVNAWYGFVSFGVDSVTYYGFYLNTPVEDPNLMVNMHFVGLALTVVGLVASAFFSLLSGTLRRRVNSKVVP; this comes from the coding sequence GTGACAGCAAAGAAGGTTGAGGAGTTTCTATGCGAGCACAGCATGCTCATCTTGGTCTTAGTCGGTAGCTTCCTCATCACCGCACCCATGGGCACCTACAGCAACTGGGATGCACAACTCGAATACGAAGCCACCGCCAGCATTCTCACCACAGGATACCCCACTGTCACAACGGGACTTATGATTAATCAGCCTCCGCTGGGTTTCTACACCTCAGCTGCTACCTTCGCAATCTTCGGCGCGTCATACCTAAATGGCGTGGCTCTGGTGACTGTGTTTGGGCTCGGCTGCGTCGCGGCAGTCTACGCCTTAGGCACAGTACTATATGGCAAAAAAACAGGTTTAGCCGCCTCAGCGCTCTTCGGTTTTGTCCCCTGGCACGTTTACATGTCGAGAATTTTCTTAATCGACAACCAATACCTTTTCTTGAGCCTAACGTTCCTAACATTGGCAGTTTTGGCTGTTAAACGCAACAGTGAACGGCTGGTTTTGGCTGCTGGTGTGGTGTTTGCGTTGGCTTTTTTAACCAAGCTCTTCGCCGTGTTCACCCTAATCCCCCTACTGCTCTTCATAACTCTGAACAGAAAAGAGAGTACCTTCAAGTTGGATAGACACAAGGTGCTGTTGTTTGTTTTGCCCTCGCTTATTCTGCAGACGGTTTGGTTTGGAGGGTTTGCAAACCAGCATTTCTTCGGCGTCTACTTCGCCAGCGACTTCACCCACCCCGAACTCGTCGCCAACCCTGTACCAGAATTCTTACCGATAATTTATGTAAAGAGTGCAGGGTGGTTCCTGTTTGCTGCGGTTTTCTTTTCTGCGGCGCTTGCGGTTGCCTATCGGCGGCAGCTGAAAAGGTTTTTGCGTTTAGACCTTGTCTGCCTCGGAGCCGTCGCGGCGGTTATGGCGCTTGATATGCTGTTGGTTTTGGTTTTTCATTTGACAGTGCCCTATGTCAGCGCCGTGAAATACAACTATTTCGCGTTGCCCTTCCTGTGTTTGGCTGCAGCGTCGATAGCCGACAAAGGCCACGTCTTGATTGGTTCATTGGATACCAAGAAAAAAATCGACTGGATAAAACCTGCCTTGGTTTTAGCGGGGTTGCTTTTGGTTTTTGCTTCGTTGGTTGAAAGCACGCTGTTTGTGAATGCGTGGTATGGTTTTGTTTCGTTTGGCGTGGACTCGGTCACCTACTACGGATTCTACCTAAACACCCCCGTAGAAGATCCAAATCTCATGGTTAACATGCATTTTGTGGGGTTAGCGTTAACTGTTGTGGGCTTAGTTGCCTCAGCGTTTTTTAGTTTGCTAAGCGGCACCTTGAGACGACGGGTTAATTCGAAGGTGGTACCTTAA
- a CDS encoding MFS transporter gives MLRLSNTQKIFVIMCILGFFAILSSTMSKNPVLKPFATSLGTPNELLGIVASASTIPGILVSLPAASLSDIFGRRKMLLLSAFVFASAPFFYLGVDSWWTLALVRFYHGFATAIFIPVAEASIAELYPTKRGERISLFSSATAVGRALAPFLGGYILFATSQSYFSLYLAVGVAGVTALVVAVLFLAEKRESTQVVRPVERSTRKMLGGWVYLIRNRRVLGVSYVQAIQYYVFGSVEFFLVGYLTEVAGLDIFSVGVIAGSQIAALVIARPLIGRVSDRIGRSKPIIAGAAASCLLIAVIPFTTAFPLLLLLAVGYGVAFAAVLSSTTPLMSELVPASLVGASMGFLATVMDIGQTLGPILSGIIFATSLHYLGLFASLSTLLASSIAVFVLSKRRVKVPPSN, from the coding sequence TGCTTAGGCTTAGCAACACCCAGAAAATCTTCGTTATCATGTGTATACTGGGCTTTTTCGCTATCCTTAGCTCAACTATGTCAAAAAACCCCGTGCTTAAACCCTTCGCAACCAGCTTAGGCACCCCCAACGAACTGCTGGGCATCGTAGCCTCTGCCTCAACCATACCAGGCATCCTCGTCAGTTTGCCCGCAGCATCACTCTCCGACATCTTTGGCAGACGCAAAATGCTGCTACTATCCGCTTTCGTTTTTGCCTCCGCACCTTTCTTCTACTTGGGAGTGGATTCTTGGTGGACGTTGGCGCTTGTCCGTTTCTATCACGGTTTCGCCACTGCCATCTTTATCCCAGTAGCTGAAGCCTCAATCGCCGAACTCTACCCAACCAAGCGCGGTGAGCGTATCTCGCTTTTCAGTTCTGCCACTGCGGTGGGTCGGGCTTTAGCTCCTTTTCTCGGCGGCTACATCCTGTTCGCAACTAGCCAGAGCTACTTCTCGCTCTACTTGGCTGTGGGCGTGGCGGGGGTGACGGCGTTGGTGGTTGCGGTGCTGTTTTTAGCTGAAAAAAGAGAATCAACACAGGTGGTGCGACCTGTGGAACGGTCAACCAGAAAAATGTTAGGCGGCTGGGTTTATCTAATCAGGAACCGCAGGGTTTTAGGGGTAAGCTACGTTCAAGCGATCCAGTACTACGTGTTTGGCTCCGTAGAGTTTTTCTTAGTCGGCTACTTGACGGAGGTTGCGGGACTAGACATTTTTTCCGTCGGCGTCATTGCAGGCAGCCAAATCGCTGCGCTGGTGATTGCGCGACCCCTAATAGGGCGAGTCTCGGATAGGATTGGGCGCTCTAAACCCATCATCGCAGGCGCAGCCGCCAGTTGCCTCCTGATTGCGGTAATTCCTTTCACAACAGCGTTCCCATTGCTGCTCCTCTTGGCGGTTGGGTACGGTGTAGCGTTTGCCGCTGTTCTATCTTCGACTACGCCGTTGATGAGCGAGTTGGTGCCCGCGTCGCTGGTGGGTGCTTCGATGGGTTTTCTCGCAACCGTTATGGATATAGGGCAAACTTTAGGACCCATTTTAAGCGGCATCATATTCGCAACAAGTCTGCATTATCTGGGTTTGTTTGCCTCTCTGAGTACGCTGCTGGCAAGCTCGATAGCGGTTTTTGTTTTGAGCAAAAGGCGGGTTAAGGTACCACCTTCGAATTAA
- a CDS encoding aldo/keto reductase, which produces MDKRRLGRTNLSVSQVGFGGTWIAELTKEEAVKVVRHAFDLGINYFDTARWDGDSEEKIGEALQDVRSQCVIATKTGSRTKRESMADFAVSLKNLRTDHVNILQLHGIDDEKTLEKAMSVDGSLQTCKEARREGLADFVGITGHKPRVLAKAVATGEFDTVLVPLNAVTRQAIEELLPAAKAHDVGVVAMKPLMAKTSNLITCLYRPSLSLVSDEPELKAWLGESADERVNSLLRFVLSQDVAAVIPGLRSVGEVEAAMKAGGEFKGLTPQEQRRFSFELGDYCRDCGACMPCPQNINIPAILRFHSFHEAYGLKEWACKLYGGLEVKADKCTGCGECRPKCPYQLPIEAQLQSAHRDLTFNQH; this is translated from the coding sequence GTGGATAAGCGGAGGCTTGGCAGAACAAACCTCTCGGTGTCGCAGGTTGGGTTCGGCGGCACATGGATAGCTGAACTCACAAAAGAGGAAGCGGTAAAGGTTGTTAGGCACGCTTTTGATTTGGGCATTAACTATTTTGATACGGCACGCTGGGACGGAGACAGTGAAGAAAAAATCGGCGAAGCCCTCCAAGACGTCCGAAGCCAATGTGTAATCGCGACTAAGACGGGGAGCCGAACAAAACGGGAATCGATGGCTGACTTCGCGGTGAGCCTCAAAAACCTCCGCACCGACCACGTCAACATCCTTCAATTGCATGGCATCGATGACGAGAAAACTCTTGAGAAAGCCATGAGCGTAGATGGGTCGCTGCAGACATGCAAAGAAGCCCGCCGTGAGGGGCTGGCAGATTTTGTAGGCATCACGGGGCATAAGCCACGGGTACTCGCGAAGGCTGTTGCGACAGGCGAGTTCGACACGGTTTTGGTGCCCTTAAATGCGGTGACTCGGCAGGCGATTGAAGAGCTGTTACCTGCTGCGAAGGCGCATGACGTAGGCGTAGTCGCCATGAAGCCATTGATGGCGAAAACTTCGAATTTGATTACTTGCCTCTATCGGCCTTCGCTTTCTTTGGTTTCAGATGAACCAGAACTCAAAGCGTGGCTGGGCGAATCGGCGGATGAACGGGTTAACAGTTTGCTGCGGTTTGTTCTATCGCAGGATGTCGCCGCGGTTATTCCCGGGTTGCGAAGCGTCGGCGAAGTAGAGGCTGCGATGAAAGCAGGGGGAGAATTCAAAGGCTTAACACCCCAAGAGCAGAGGCGATTCAGTTTTGAGTTGGGCGACTACTGCCGTGACTGCGGAGCCTGCATGCCCTGCCCCCAAAACATCAACATACCCGCTATCCTACGATTCCACAGCTTCCACGAAGCTTATGGGCTCAAGGAGTGGGCGTGTAAACTCTACGGTGGACTCGAAGTTAAAGCGGACAAATGTACAGGGTGTGGAGAATGTAGGCCTAAATGCCCCTATCAGCTACCCATTGAGGCGCAGTTACAGAGCGCCCACAGAGACCTCACATTCAACCAACATTAA
- a CDS encoding class I SAM-dependent methyltransferase, protein MQYTSEENVTLHNQALSEQIHKANIEVHRSEAKYYEAIHPEVYSKKEQKRLTAQLNAIDKMVTHNQKKALDVGAGTGNLTGKLLAMGYHVTATDISPEMCAILKKKYAAFMPDKLVVINSPIEALTFQEGEFDLITSYSVLHHLPDYEAALVALCGYLKKGGVIYIDHEASPYYWATEKGMLASIIKGFTFHSNPMLNSLYFGIVGLRIPMIDYTLSDYWFKKEHALNHTVIAEVFRRQRFEHYQRTDHYLTGTWLPNPLAYIYRLVCKPEMSFWVAKK, encoded by the coding sequence GAACAAATTCATAAAGCCAACATAGAGGTCCACCGCAGCGAAGCCAAATATTACGAAGCCATCCACCCCGAAGTCTACAGCAAAAAAGAACAAAAACGCCTAACAGCCCAACTAAACGCCATCGACAAAATGGTGACCCACAACCAGAAAAAAGCCCTCGACGTAGGCGCAGGCACAGGCAACCTCACGGGCAAACTCCTCGCAATGGGGTATCATGTGACTGCAACAGATATTTCTCCTGAGATGTGTGCTATACTCAAAAAGAAGTACGCCGCGTTCATGCCTGACAAGTTGGTGGTTATCAATTCGCCCATAGAAGCGTTGACCTTCCAAGAAGGCGAGTTCGATTTAATAACCAGTTACTCAGTGCTTCATCATCTGCCCGATTACGAGGCGGCTCTTGTTGCTCTTTGCGGCTACCTCAAGAAGGGCGGAGTCATCTACATCGATCACGAAGCCTCCCCTTACTATTGGGCTACTGAGAAGGGCATGTTGGCAAGCATCATCAAAGGCTTCACGTTCCACTCCAACCCCATGCTCAACAGCCTCTACTTTGGAATCGTCGGATTAAGAATCCCCATGATTGATTACACGTTGTCTGATTATTGGTTTAAGAAAGAGCACGCCCTAAACCACACCGTTATCGCCGAGGTTTTTAGGCGGCAGCGTTTTGAACACTACCAAAGAACAGACCACTACTTAACGGGAACTTGGCTGCCCAACCCCCTTGCGTACATTTATCGGCTTGTCTGTAAGCCTGAGATGAGTTTTTGGGTAGCAAAAAAATAG
- a CDS encoding AsnC family transcriptional regulator: MSADPKIDAIDATIIKMLLAESRTSFTDIAKVCKITVGAVRMRYKRLWKEGIITGEVTLVNPRCLGYSHIVDLGIITDFEHEDEVAAFLETRPQISQVIRHMGKYNFFGKAALKEINSLLDVIEDLESCPKIKHVDALIWADAVNVEFASNLTIKPLPLKSDAKKLPSPKTDIDPSLLDFDDIDRQIAIIVAKNSRTPFRQIGEQLGISTKTVIQRYKKLRKTLLPTSTITLDLAKLGYKALAHFYINVSNRSKMTEIYSQLLKIPNLIVIIRLIGHFDLYAAVALEDFDKMFEVTQQINRINNLEPDVLLGPSPAAWPLDLFSSLLETGAMPKYWAPKPPNP; encoded by the coding sequence ATGTCAGCAGACCCTAAAATAGACGCAATAGACGCAACAATAATCAAAATGCTTCTCGCAGAGTCACGAACCAGCTTCACTGACATTGCGAAGGTATGCAAAATCACTGTCGGTGCAGTTAGGATGCGTTACAAGCGCCTCTGGAAAGAAGGCATAATTACAGGTGAAGTGACGCTGGTTAACCCTCGATGCCTCGGCTACAGCCATATTGTAGATTTAGGAATCATAACCGACTTTGAGCATGAAGATGAAGTCGCCGCTTTTCTGGAGACCCGACCGCAAATTTCACAAGTAATTCGGCATATGGGTAAATACAATTTCTTCGGCAAAGCCGCTTTAAAAGAAATCAACAGCTTACTGGATGTAATTGAAGATTTAGAGTCCTGCCCAAAAATCAAACATGTCGATGCATTGATTTGGGCAGATGCAGTGAACGTAGAGTTCGCCTCAAACTTAACCATCAAACCGTTGCCCCTTAAAAGTGACGCAAAAAAATTACCTTCTCCAAAAACCGACATAGACCCTTCCCTGTTGGATTTCGATGACATCGATAGGCAAATCGCGATAATTGTCGCTAAAAATTCGCGGACCCCTTTTAGGCAGATCGGCGAACAGTTGGGTATATCCACTAAGACGGTTATTCAAAGGTACAAGAAGCTACGGAAAACCCTTCTTCCAACTTCAACTATTACACTGGACCTAGCTAAGTTGGGTTACAAAGCGTTAGCCCACTTTTACATAAACGTCTCAAACAGAAGTAAAATGACTGAAATCTACAGTCAGCTGCTCAAAATACCGAACCTAATCGTCATCATCAGACTCATCGGCCACTTCGATTTGTATGCAGCGGTAGCGTTGGAGGACTTTGATAAAATGTTCGAAGTCACCCAGCAGATCAACAGAATCAACAACCTTGAACCAGATGTCCTTTTGGGTCCGTCGCCAGCTGCTTGGCCGCTGGATTTGTTCTCTTCGCTGCTGGAAACTGGTGCTATGCCAAAATATTGGGCACCCAAACCGCCTAATCCTTAA